In the Procambarus clarkii isolate CNS0578487 chromosome 70, FALCON_Pclarkii_2.0, whole genome shotgun sequence genome, tcaGGAGGAGCAGAAGGGGAGAGCATTGGAGTAAGGGGAGAGCAGGAGCaatcacaggggggggggagcagaagCGGCAGGGGCAGCAGGAGCtgcagcagcagggggagcaggagctgcagcagcagggggagcaggagctgcagcagcagcagcagcagggggagcagcagcagcagcagcagcagcagtagcagggggagcagcagcagcagcagcagggggagcaggagctgcagcagcagcagcagcagggggagcaggacctgcagcagcagcagcagcagggggagcaggacctgcagcagcagcagcagcagggagagcaggagctgcagcagcagcagcagcagggggagcaggagctgcagcagcagcagcagcagggggagcaggagctgcagcagcagcaaggggagcaggagctgcagcagcagcagcaaggggagcaggagctgcagcagcagcagcaaggggagcaggagctgcagcagcagcagcagggggagcaggagcagcagcagcagggggagcaggagctgcagcagcagggggagcaggagctgcagcagcagcagcagcagggggagcagcagcagcagcagcagggggagcaggagctgcagcagcagcagggggagcaggagctgcagcagcagcagcagcagcagggggagcaggagctgcagcagcagcagcagcagcagggggagcaggagctgcagcagcagcagcagggggagcaggagctgcagcagcagcagcagggggagcaggagctgcagcagcagcagcagggggagcaggagctgcagcagcagcagcagggggagcaggagctgcagcagcagcagcagggggagcaggagctgcagcagcagcagcagggggagcaggagctgcagcagcagcagcagggggagcaggagctgcagcagcagcagcagggggagcaggagctgcagcagcagcagcagggggagcaggagctgcagcagcagcagcagggggagcaggagctgcagcagcagcagcagggggagcaggagctgcagcagcagcagcagggggagcaggagctgcagcagcagcagcagggggagcaggagctgcagcagcagcagcagcagggggagcaggagctgcagcagcagcagcagcagggggagcaggagctgcagcagcagcagcagcagggggagcaggagctgcagcagcagcagcagcagggggagcaggagctgcagcagcagcagcagcagggggagcaggagctgcagcagcagcagcagcagggggagcaggagctgcagcagcagcagcagcagggggagcaggagctgcagcagcagcagcagcagggggagcaggagctgcagcagcagcagcagggggagcaggagctgcagcagcagcagcagggggagcaggagctgcagcagcagcagcaaggggagcaggagctgcagcagcagcagcaaggggagcaggagctgcagcagcagcagcaaggggagcaggagctgcagcagcagcagcaaggggagcaggagctgcagcagcagcagcaaggggagcaggagctgcagcagcagcagcaaggggagcaggagctgcagcagcagcagcaaggggaGCAGGAGCTGCAGCAGCAAGGGGAGCaggtgctgcagcagcagcagcaaggggagcaggagctgcagcagcaacagcaaggggagcaggagctgcagcagcaacagcaagggggagcaggagctgcagcagcagcagcaaggggagcagaagctgcagcagcagcagcaaggggagcaggagctgcagcagcagcagcagggggagcaggagcagcagcagcaggggaagcaggagcagcagcagcaggggaagcaggagcagcagcagcagggggagcaggagcagcagcagcaggggaagcAGGAGCTGCAGCAGCAGGGGAAGCAGGAGCtgcagcagcagggggagcaggagcagcagcagcagcagcagggggagcaggagcagcagcagcaggggaagcaggagcagcagcagcagggggagcaggagcagcagcagcatgggGAGCTGGAACAGCAgggggagcaggagcagcagggggagcaggagcagcagggggagcaggagctgcagcagcagggggagcaggagcagcagcagcagggggagcaggagcagcagcaacagggggagcaggagcagcagcaacagggggagcaggagcagcagcaacagggggagcaggagctgcagcagcagcagggggagcaggagttgcagcagcagggggagcaggagcagcagcagcagggggagcaggagcagcagcagcagggggagtaggagcagcagcagcagggggagcaggagcagcagcagcagcagcagggggagcagcagcagcagcagggggagcagGAGCATCTACAGCAGCAGGGGGAGCAGGGGGAGCAGGAGCTGCAGCAGGgggagcggcagcagcagcagcagggggagcaggagctgcagcagcagcagcaggaggagcagcagcagcagggggagcagcagcagcagggggagcaggagctgcagcagcagcagcagggggagcagCAGCATCAGGGGGAGCaggagctgcagcagcagcagcaggaggagcagcagcagcagggggagcagGAGCTGCAGCAGTGGGAGCAACAGCAGCAAggttggagcagcagcagcagcagcagggggagcagcagcagcagcagggggagcagGAGCATCTACAGCAGCAGGggaaacagcagcaacagcagcagggggagcagcagcagcagcaggcgggggagcagcagcaggaggaaagcAGGAGAAACAGTAGCAggaggagcaacagcagcagtagggggagcaacagcagcagcagggggagcagcaacagcagcaggggcagcagcagcagcagggggagcagcaacagcaacagggggagcaggagcagcagcagcaggggcagcagcagcagcagggggagcagcaacagcagcaggggcaacaggagcagcagcagcagcagggggagcagcaacagcagcagggggagcaggagcagcagcagcaagggtggagcagtagcagcagcagatggggcagcagcagcagggggagcagcaacagcagcagcagcagtgggagcagcagcagcagcagcagggggagcagcagcagcagcaggggcaggaGCAACAGCGATGGGAGCAGCAGCAACTgcagggggagcagcagcagcagcaacagcagcagggggagcagcagcagcagcagggggagcagcagcagcagcaacaacagcagcagggggagcagc is a window encoding:
- the LOC138356132 gene encoding involucrin-like, coding for MKEQQQQGEQEQQQQQQGEQQQQQGEQEHLQQQGEQGEQELQQGERQQQQQGEQELQQQQQEEQQQQGEQQQQGEQELQQQQQGEQQHQGEQELQQQQQEEQQQQGEQELQQWEQQQQDSSEDSSEDSSEESSEDSSEDSSSESSDEGSLSLNKQVRVLHIDTVFSHINRDFMKESKLVH